From Synchiropus splendidus isolate RoL2022-P1 chromosome 10, RoL_Sspl_1.0, whole genome shotgun sequence, the proteins below share one genomic window:
- the LOC128765672 gene encoding NACHT, LRR and PYD domains-containing protein 12-like isoform X2: MDTSQSRELLPGVDREEEAPPSKAPLGEDHGRQTRAQRSETLTSEAAGRVHGPGPAPSCVSLKTDRSMHRPIDFKGGLEPSEEREDQQVSDVLSLQCVQQHQTDLDSTLQLLEQTVMTLVKKEVRRIQRFLSPDDPKYQDDEEELKVKCDEEQMRSSREAFLDFIMNLLRSMEEEELAGHVWNRSRGGACAGRLKRSLQKKFHSVFEGVAKAGNSAPLNQIYTELYITEGGTDQVNQEHEVRQIEAATRNQTRAETTIRQEDLFKASPEREGPIRSLLTKGVAGIGKTLLTQKLTLDWAEDKAHQNFQLMFPFTFRELNLLKEKLSLVELVHRFFPETKESGLSSFERVQVLFILDGLDECRLPLDFNSRVVTEATESTSVDILLTNLIRGKLLPSAHLWITTRPAAANQIPPECVDMVTEVRGFTDLQKEEYFRKRFRDAEQTTIISHIRSSRSLYIMCHIPIFCWITATVLEDMLKSRETRELPKTLTEMYIHFLVVQAKVKKIKYHGGAGTDTVWDPESRKMIESLGKLAFEQLQRGNLIFYESDLTECGIDITAAAVYSGVFTQIFREERVLYQDKVFCFIHLSLQEFLAALHVHLKFNLLDSQQTSVLTRLFGNKLHPGQFYQRAINEAVESQNGHLDLFLRFLLGLSLQSSQSLLPGLLTQTGSSSWTRQHTAELIKKKISEKVSPERIINLFHCLSEVKDTSLVEQVQQQLRSGRISTEQLSPAQWSTLAFILLSSEEDLEVFDLKKYSASEEALERLLPVVQASKEVLLSDCQLSERSGSLLSSVLSSPSSRLTQLDLSYNYDLKDPGVELLSAGLKSPHCHLETLSLSWCQLSERSCPLLSSVLSSPSSRLTQLDLSYNYDLKDPGVELLSAGLKSPHCHLETLSLSWCFLSERSGSLLSSVLSSPSSRLTQLDLSYNQYLKDPGVELLSAGLKSPHCHLETLSLSGCRISERGCSSLASALTSNPSHLRELDLSFNHPGGPGLELLSAGLESPDWRLETLSLDHCGPQRLTSGLKRYFRPLSLDPDTAHQRLLLSNNNNMVELVTEDQEYLDHPDRFERCPQVMSRDAVTGVCYWEVEWRGRVSVAVTLRRDGGKEDESEFGQNLYSWSLSCSDDAGYKFCHKKRETVIKSSEISHRVGVLLNVPVGVLHFYRFYSGVWTLLYTFVTPTEPLYLGFGLREAPGSGSSVCVCDLSV; the protein is encoded by the exons atggacacaagtcAGAGCAGAGAGCTGCTCCCAG gtgtggacagagaggaagaagctcctccctctaaagcccctctgggtgaggaccatggcagacagaccagagctcagag ATCAGAGACACTCAcatcagaagctgctggacgagtacacggacctggacctgctcccagctgtgtgtctctgaagactGACAGGTCGATGCATCGTCCTATTGATTTCAAAGGTGGACTAGAGCCTTCAGAAGAGAG agaggatCAGCAGGTCTCAGATGTTCTgagtctccagtgtgtccagcagcatcagacagatctggactccacactTCAG ctgcttgaGCAGACTGTCATgaccctggtgaagaaggaagtgaggagaatccaaaggttcctcagtccagatgatcccaaataccaggatgatgaggaagagctgaaggtgaagtgtgatgaggagcagatgaggagcagcagagaagctttcctggacttcatcatgaacctcctgaggagcatggaggaggaggagcttgctgGTCATGTGTGGAAca gaaGTCGTGGTGGAGCGTGTGcaggacgactgaagaggagcctgcagaagaagttccatagtgtgtttgagggggtggctaaagcaggaaactccgcccctctgaatcagatttacacagagctctacatcactgaggggggcacagaccaggtcaaccaggagcacgaggtccgacagatcgaagcagcaaccaggaaccagaccagagcagaaactaccatcagacaagaagacctctttaaagcctcacctgagagagagggaccaatcaggagcctgctgacgaagggcgtggctggcattgggaagaccctcctgacacagaagctgactctggactgggctgaagacaaagcccaccagaacttccagctcatgtttcctttcaccttcagagagctgaacctgctgaaagagaagttgagtttggtggaacttgttcatcgcttctttcctgaaaccaaagaatcaggactcagcagctttgaacgagtccaggttctgttcatcttggacggtctggacgagtgtcgactccctctggacttcaacagtcgggtcgtgacagaagctacagagtccacctcagtagacatcctgctgaccaacctcatcagggggaagctgcttccctcagctcacctctggataACCAcccgacctgcagcagccaatcagatccctcctgagtgtgtggacatggtgacagaggtcagagggttcactgacctccagaaggaggagtacttcaggaagaggttcagagatgcggagcagaccaccatcatctctcacatcaggagctcacgaagcctctacatcatgtgtcacatccccatcttctgctggatcactgccacagttctggaggacatgttgaagagcagagagaccagagagctgcccaagaccctgactgagatgtacatccacttcctggtggttcaggccaaagtcaagaagatcaagtaccatggaggagctgggacagacacagtttgggatcctgagagcaggaagatgattgagtctctgggaaaactggcttttgagcagctgcagagaggaaacttgatcttctatgaatcagacctcacagagtgtggcatcgacatcacagctgctgcagtttactcgggagtcttcacacagatcttcagagaggagagagtactgtaccaggacaaggtcttctgcttcatccacctgagtcttcaggagtttctggctgctcttcatgtccacctgaagttcAATCTGCTTGATTCACAACAAACATCTGTTCTGACAAGACTCTTTGGAAACAAACTTCATCCGGGACAgttctaccagagagcaataaatgaagctgtagaaagtcaAAATGGgcatctggacttgttcctgcgcttccttctgggtctttctctgcagagcagccagagtctccttccaggtttgttgacacagacaggaagtagctcctggacccgtcagcacacagcagagctcatcaagaagaagatcagtgagaaagtgtctccagaaagaatcatcaatctgttccactgtctgagtgaagtgaaggacacttctctggtggagcaggtccaacagcagctgagatcaggacgtATCTCCACAGagcaactgtctcctgctcagtggtccaccctggccttcatcttactgtcctcagaggaagatctggaggtgtttgacctgaagaaatactctgcttcagaggaggctcttgagaggctgctgcctgtggtccaagcttcaaaggAAGTTCT actgagtgactgtcagctgtcagagagaagtggttcccttctgtcctcagtcctcagctctccgtcctctcgtctgacacaactggacctgagctacaactatgacctgaaggatccaggagtggagctgctgtctgctggactgaagagtccacactgtcacctggagactctcag cctgagctggtgtcagctgtcagagagaagctgtccccttctgtcctcagtcctcagctctccgtcctctcgtctgacacaactggacctgagctacaactatgacctgaaggatccaggagtggagctgctgtctgctggactgaagagtccacactgtcacctggagactctcag cctgagctggtgtttcctgtcagagagaagtggttcccttctgtcctcagtcctcagctctccgtcctctcgtctgacacaactggacctgagctacaaccagtacctgaaggatccaggagtggagctgctgtctgctggactgaagagtccacactgtcacctggagactctcag tctgtcagggtgtaggatctcagagagaggctgttcttctctggcctcagctctgacctctaacccctcccatctgagagagctggacctgagcttcaaccatccaggaggaccaggactggagctgctgtctgctggactggagagtccagactggaggctggagactctcag tctggatcactgtggaccacagaggtTAACATCTGGACTGAAGAGAT ACTTCCGACCACTCtcactggacccagacacagctcaccagcgcctcctactgtccaacaacaacaacatggtggAGCTAGTGACGGAGGATCAGGAGTATCTGGACCATCCCGACAGGTTTGAGCggtgtcctcaggtgatgagcagagacgctgtgactggtgtctgctactgggaggtggagtggagaggaagagtttctgtggccgtgactctcaggagagacggagggaaagaagatgagtctgagtttggacagaacctttattcctggagtctgagctgctccGATGATGCTGGATATAAATTCTGTCACAAAAAGAGAGAAACTGTCATCAAGAGCTCAGAAATCTCTCACAGAGTTGGAGTGTTGCTGAACGTACCTGTTGGAGTTTTACACTTCTACAGATTCTACTCTGGAGTCTGGACCCTCCTCTACACCTTCGTCACCCCCACTGAACCTCTGTACCTGGGATTTGGACTCAGAGAGgctcctggttctggttcctcagtgtgtgtgtgtgacctgagtgtgtga
- the LOC128765672 gene encoding NACHT, LRR and PYD domains-containing protein 12-like isoform X1 → MDTSQSRELLPGVDREEEAPPSKAPLGEDHGRQTRAQRSETLTSEAAGRVHGPGPAPSCVSLKTDRSMHRPIDFKGGLEPSEEREDQQVSDVLSLQCVQQHQTDLDSTLQLLEQTVMTLVKKEVRRIQRFLSPDDPKYQDDEEELKVKCDEEQMRSSREAFLDFIMNLLRSMEEEELAGHVWNRSRGGACAGRLKRSLQKKFHSVFEGVAKAGNSAPLNQIYTELYITEGGTDQVNQEHEVRQIEAATRNQTRAETTIRQEDLFKASPEREGPIRSLLTKGVAGIGKTLLTQKLTLDWAEDKAHQNFQLMFPFTFRELNLLKEKLSLVELVHRFFPETKESGLSSFERVQVLFILDGLDECRLPLDFNSRVVTEATESTSVDILLTNLIRGKLLPSAHLWITTRPAAANQIPPECVDMVTEVRGFTDLQKEEYFRKRFRDAEQTTIISHIRSSRSLYIMCHIPIFCWITATVLEDMLKSRETRELPKTLTEMYIHFLVVQAKVKKIKYHGGAGTDTVWDPESRKMIESLGKLAFEQLQRGNLIFYESDLTECGIDITAAAVYSGVFTQIFREERVLYQDKVFCFIHLSLQEFLAALHVHLKFNLLDSQQTSVLTRLFGNKLHPGQFYQRAINEAVESQNGHLDLFLRFLLGLSLQSSQSLLPGLLTQTGSSSWTRQHTAELIKKKISEKVSPERIINLFHCLSEVKDTSLVEQVQQQLRSGRISTEQLSPAQWSTLAFILLSSEEDLEVFDLKKYSASEEALERLLPVVQASKEVLLSDCQLSERSGSLLSSVLSSPSSRLTQLDLSYNYDLKDPGVELLSAGLKSPHCHLETLSLSWCELSERSGSLLSSVLSSPSSRLTQLDLSYNRYLEDPGVELLSAGLKSPHCHLETLSLSWCQLSERSCPLLSSVLSSPSSRLTQLDLSYNYDLKDPGVELLSAGLKSPHCHLETLSLSWCFLSERSGSLLSSVLSSPSSRLTQLDLSYNQYLKDPGVELLSAGLKSPHCHLETLSLSGCRISERGCSSLASALTSNPSHLRELDLSFNHPGGPGLELLSAGLESPDWRLETLSLDHCGPQRLTSGLKRYFRPLSLDPDTAHQRLLLSNNNNMVELVTEDQEYLDHPDRFERCPQVMSRDAVTGVCYWEVEWRGRVSVAVTLRRDGGKEDESEFGQNLYSWSLSCSDDAGYKFCHKKRETVIKSSEISHRVGVLLNVPVGVLHFYRFYSGVWTLLYTFVTPTEPLYLGFGLREAPGSGSSVCVCDLSV, encoded by the exons atggacacaagtcAGAGCAGAGAGCTGCTCCCAG gtgtggacagagaggaagaagctcctccctctaaagcccctctgggtgaggaccatggcagacagaccagagctcagag ATCAGAGACACTCAcatcagaagctgctggacgagtacacggacctggacctgctcccagctgtgtgtctctgaagactGACAGGTCGATGCATCGTCCTATTGATTTCAAAGGTGGACTAGAGCCTTCAGAAGAGAG agaggatCAGCAGGTCTCAGATGTTCTgagtctccagtgtgtccagcagcatcagacagatctggactccacactTCAG ctgcttgaGCAGACTGTCATgaccctggtgaagaaggaagtgaggagaatccaaaggttcctcagtccagatgatcccaaataccaggatgatgaggaagagctgaaggtgaagtgtgatgaggagcagatgaggagcagcagagaagctttcctggacttcatcatgaacctcctgaggagcatggaggaggaggagcttgctgGTCATGTGTGGAAca gaaGTCGTGGTGGAGCGTGTGcaggacgactgaagaggagcctgcagaagaagttccatagtgtgtttgagggggtggctaaagcaggaaactccgcccctctgaatcagatttacacagagctctacatcactgaggggggcacagaccaggtcaaccaggagcacgaggtccgacagatcgaagcagcaaccaggaaccagaccagagcagaaactaccatcagacaagaagacctctttaaagcctcacctgagagagagggaccaatcaggagcctgctgacgaagggcgtggctggcattgggaagaccctcctgacacagaagctgactctggactgggctgaagacaaagcccaccagaacttccagctcatgtttcctttcaccttcagagagctgaacctgctgaaagagaagttgagtttggtggaacttgttcatcgcttctttcctgaaaccaaagaatcaggactcagcagctttgaacgagtccaggttctgttcatcttggacggtctggacgagtgtcgactccctctggacttcaacagtcgggtcgtgacagaagctacagagtccacctcagtagacatcctgctgaccaacctcatcagggggaagctgcttccctcagctcacctctggataACCAcccgacctgcagcagccaatcagatccctcctgagtgtgtggacatggtgacagaggtcagagggttcactgacctccagaaggaggagtacttcaggaagaggttcagagatgcggagcagaccaccatcatctctcacatcaggagctcacgaagcctctacatcatgtgtcacatccccatcttctgctggatcactgccacagttctggaggacatgttgaagagcagagagaccagagagctgcccaagaccctgactgagatgtacatccacttcctggtggttcaggccaaagtcaagaagatcaagtaccatggaggagctgggacagacacagtttgggatcctgagagcaggaagatgattgagtctctgggaaaactggcttttgagcagctgcagagaggaaacttgatcttctatgaatcagacctcacagagtgtggcatcgacatcacagctgctgcagtttactcgggagtcttcacacagatcttcagagaggagagagtactgtaccaggacaaggtcttctgcttcatccacctgagtcttcaggagtttctggctgctcttcatgtccacctgaagttcAATCTGCTTGATTCACAACAAACATCTGTTCTGACAAGACTCTTTGGAAACAAACTTCATCCGGGACAgttctaccagagagcaataaatgaagctgtagaaagtcaAAATGGgcatctggacttgttcctgcgcttccttctgggtctttctctgcagagcagccagagtctccttccaggtttgttgacacagacaggaagtagctcctggacccgtcagcacacagcagagctcatcaagaagaagatcagtgagaaagtgtctccagaaagaatcatcaatctgttccactgtctgagtgaagtgaaggacacttctctggtggagcaggtccaacagcagctgagatcaggacgtATCTCCACAGagcaactgtctcctgctcagtggtccaccctggccttcatcttactgtcctcagaggaagatctggaggtgtttgacctgaagaaatactctgcttcagaggaggctcttgagaggctgctgcctgtggtccaagcttcaaaggAAGTTCT actgagtgactgtcagctgtcagagagaagtggttcccttctgtcctcagtcctcagctctccgtcctctcgtctgacacaactggacctgagctacaactatgacctgaaggatccaggagtggagctgctgtctgctggactgaagagtccacactgtcacctggagactctcag cctgagctggtgtgaactgtcagagagaagtggttcccttctgtcctcagtcctcagctctccgtcctctcgtctgacacaactggacctcaGCTACAATCGGTACctggaggatccaggagtggagctgctgtctgctggactgaaaagtccacactgtcacctggagactctcag cctgagctggtgtcagctgtcagagagaagctgtccccttctgtcctcagtcctcagctctccgtcctctcgtctgacacaactggacctgagctacaactatgacctgaaggatccaggagtggagctgctgtctgctggactgaagagtccacactgtcacctggagactctcag cctgagctggtgtttcctgtcagagagaagtggttcccttctgtcctcagtcctcagctctccgtcctctcgtctgacacaactggacctgagctacaaccagtacctgaaggatccaggagtggagctgctgtctgctggactgaagagtccacactgtcacctggagactctcag tctgtcagggtgtaggatctcagagagaggctgttcttctctggcctcagctctgacctctaacccctcccatctgagagagctggacctgagcttcaaccatccaggaggaccaggactggagctgctgtctgctggactggagagtccagactggaggctggagactctcag tctggatcactgtggaccacagaggtTAACATCTGGACTGAAGAGAT ACTTCCGACCACTCtcactggacccagacacagctcaccagcgcctcctactgtccaacaacaacaacatggtggAGCTAGTGACGGAGGATCAGGAGTATCTGGACCATCCCGACAGGTTTGAGCggtgtcctcaggtgatgagcagagacgctgtgactggtgtctgctactgggaggtggagtggagaggaagagtttctgtggccgtgactctcaggagagacggagggaaagaagatgagtctgagtttggacagaacctttattcctggagtctgagctgctccGATGATGCTGGATATAAATTCTGTCACAAAAAGAGAGAAACTGTCATCAAGAGCTCAGAAATCTCTCACAGAGTTGGAGTGTTGCTGAACGTACCTGTTGGAGTTTTACACTTCTACAGATTCTACTCTGGAGTCTGGACCCTCCTCTACACCTTCGTCACCCCCACTGAACCTCTGTACCTGGGATTTGGACTCAGAGAGgctcctggttctggttcctcagtgtgtgtgtgtgacctgagtgtgtga